The Bacteroides ovatus genomic interval GCCAGTAAATCGACTTTCTTTTCTTTCAATACCTCGATACATTTATCCAGGTTGCTGGGACGAATCACTACGTTTGCAATATGGTTATTGGCAAACGAATACATATATTCAATAAATACGCCCTCTTCTGATAAATATCCCAGCACTTTTGCCAAAGCACCTGGTATATTGGGACAGCTTATACCTACTACATCAGTCACATTCACTGCAAAATGATTATCTTTTAAAGCTTTGTATGCTCTATCCGGATCGGATACAATTCCACGCAAAATACCAAAATCAGCATTTTCGGCAATGCACAAGGCAGAAAGATTGATATTTTCTTTCGCCAGCACTTCGGTCACTTCCGTCAAACGGCCTGACTTATTTTCCAAAAAAATAGAAAGT includes:
- a CDS encoding amino acid-binding protein, coding for MVAKQLSIFLENKSGRLTEVTEVLAKENINLSALCIAENADFGILRGIVSDPDRAYKALKDNHFAVNVTDVVGISCPNIPGALAKVLGYLSEEGVFIEYMYSFANNHIANVVIRPSNLDKCIEVLKEKKVDLLAASDLYKL